The region TCGTGCGGGGGAATTTTGAGGTTCACCAGCGCCCGCTGGAGGGCGGCGAGAACGCCGAAGTGGCCGCAGCCTGGGCACCAGGTGTTTACGTCGCCGCGGTAGTCCTTAAGCGTGGGCGCGCTCGGCGCGATGCTCATCGGCAATCCGCTCCTTTGCCTCCCGGACGATCCGCTCCGCAAAGAACGGACGCCCGTCGTATTGGGTAATTGCGGTCGAGTGTTCGTGGATGGGAAGGTGGCGCCGGAGCCACCCGAGGAGCTGGCCGGTGTAGTTGTGCTCCACGGTGATCACGTGCCGCCCGACGAGGAGAGTGCGGAGCTCCTCCACGGGGAGGGGTGCGAGTTGCTGGAGAAAGAGCGTACCCACGTCGTACCCCTCTTCCCGAAGGGCCGCGGCCGCCTCTTCCACGGGCCCGCGCGCCGAACCTACGGCGACGAGGAGCGTCGCGGCATCCGGGTGATCCACGTAGAACGGGTTTTGGATCCTGAGGCCTGTGAGCTTGCGCATCCGCTTTTCCATCTGGGCATTGCGTGCCTCGATCGTCTCGTCGATGTGGCCGTCCTCGCGGTGCTCGTTGGAGCTCGTGAGCGCGACGGCGTAGGGGTTCCCCGGGAGCGGCCGCGGAGAAATCCCGTCCTCGGTGAGCCGGTAGCGCTTGAAGAAAAACTCTCCGAGGGCCTTGGCCTCTTCTTCGCTCACGATCTTTCCCCGCCGGATCTCCACGCGGCGCGGGTCAAAACGCGGGGTCGTCTGCTTGTTCATCCCCAAACCGAGGTCGGAGACGAGGAAGACCACGGTTTGGTAAATTTCGGCGAGGTTCAAGGCTTCGGCGGCGAGGTAGAAGGCGTCTTCTACGCTCGACGGGTAGAGGACGATGCGCGGGAAATCGCCGTGGGCGGCGTGCAGGAGGTGGTTGAGGTCCCCCTGTTCGTGGCGCGTGGGCATCCCCGTGGAAGGACCCGCCCGCTGCACGTCTACGACGACCACGGGGGTCTCGCTCTCCCCGGCGAGGGCAATGGCCTCCGTCTTCAACGCGATTCCCGGACCCGAAGAAGTCGTCATCGCCCGTGCTCCGGCAAACGAGGCACCGATGGCAAAGGTAATCCCCGCAATTTCGTCTTCCACCTGCATTACCGCTCCGCCCCGCTTCGGAAGCTTGGCGGCGAGCCATTCCATGATCTCGCTCGCCGGCGTGATCGGGTAGGCGGAGAGGAAGGTGAGCCCGGCCATGTACGCACCGAAGGCAATCGCTTCGTTCCCCGAAAGGTAGAGGCGGTTGGGATCGATCTCCCGCGCGGGAAGGGTCTTTACCTTGTGGGCCAGGTGCTCTTGGGCGATCTCATATCCGCGATC is a window of Brockia lithotrophica DNA encoding:
- a CDS encoding 2-oxoacid:acceptor oxidoreductase subunit alpha — its product is MELAALEWKVGGQQGEGIDSTGEILARTLFRYGYYVTTYRQFESRIKGGHTDFKVRATPTPTHFHGDKVDILVGFDDETLPVHRSELKPGAVVILEGDGTKVTEEDGYTLAVFPLKAIATELGNPLAKNMIALGITGGLISLPREAFYHFIEEQFKRKGADVISSNKRAVDRGYEIAQEHLAHKVKTLPAREIDPNRLYLSGNEAIAFGAYMAGLTFLSAYPITPASEIMEWLAAKLPKRGGAVMQVEDEIAGITFAIGASFAGARAMTTSSGPGIALKTEAIALAGESETPVVVVDVQRAGPSTGMPTRHEQGDLNHLLHAAHGDFPRIVLYPSSVEDAFYLAAEALNLAEIYQTVVFLVSDLGLGMNKQTTPRFDPRRVEIRRGKIVSEEEAKALGEFFFKRYRLTEDGISPRPLPGNPYAVALTSSNEHREDGHIDETIEARNAQMEKRMRKLTGLRIQNPFYVDHPDAATLLVAVGSARGPVEEAAAALREEGYDVGTLFLQQLAPLPVEELRTLLVGRHVITVEHNYTGQLLGWLRRHLPIHEHSTAITQYDGRPFFAERIVREAKERIADEHRAERAHA